The window CCTAACTCTCTAACAAACCCCTATCAACACTGCAAGGACGGTGGGCCCACCATGACGCCATCCATATTTTTCACATTTACTATATAGACTATAGTTCATGAtggagataaaaaaaatattactattactactaaatTATACTCATAAACCCACCTAACTATATCAATTTGTTCAATTCACCACCATTATTCATGTGTaaattacatatatgtatagtTAGAGTTAGTATTTTTTCTTGACTATGgagtcattttattatatatttttttaaaaacaactaATCTTTTTACcgtattattttctttacattattgtctcttaatttaattcattcaacacaaatacacaattttcttatatatcatgCCAAAAGACATGTCTCTATTACATAatgatggagggagtaaaatgTTACACTAATCCCATATAGGATTAACAATTTTCGACACGACACGAAAATCCAACACGAATACGCACAAAATTAATGAGTTTGGTTCACTCTAGTCGCATTGGGagtattatactttaattttattctctatgTTCATGTAGATTGAGTTTTTATCATGTGAATTAggttaaaaaattacatttaatcgTGTACTATTAGATTTTTAATAGGTAAATTATGTATGATCTTGTAATATATATGGTTTTAATTATGTAGAATCAGCTTAGCGTTGCTATCGTGGCGTGTCAACACGTATTATACCGTGTCGTTAACGGGTTCATGTCGAGTATTGGGTCTTATTCAAGTTTGAAGGTATCCAGTCGGGTTTAGAGCATACACAATGGATGCCCCAGTGGTTGCCACATCAGCATGCCCCTTCTTTCTGCAATGGTAGAGCCCTAGTGGTGCCCTATCAATTAAACTCTatttgcttttaatttttaatattattattttttaattttggttttaattactaaaataccaaaatatattatattaaacaccacaaacgctaaaaaaaactacattacttaattaaaaaaaactacattactaaaatacaaatatattactatattaaacAACACAAATGTCACCGCCTCCGCCGCCAAACATCAGCATATCGTCTCGACACTATAGGGGTTTAGGAATTGACTCGGATCCATTCTTGAAAGtgtgaaaatgagaaaagagaagagaaagtgagtagagtagagagagtattggTGTGTGAAAAATGAATGAGGATTGGACATTTATAGTGGTTTAAATAGGGTTTAAagaacttaaaaaataaaaaataaattaaaaacgcAAAAACCGAAGATATCGGGCTCGGGCGCTGGGctgcaatggatgcccgatcaAGCACCCGATGGATCGGGCGCGAGATCGGGATGACCGATCTTTCGGTCATTCCGATCTCGGGTGCCTGCAGTGGATGCCCGAGGacgcccgagcccgatctcggGTGATCGGGCGTGAGATCGGGCAttcattgtggatgctcttatgttCGAGTTGATAATTTCCTTAACAGATCACATTCGAATTAAACTTTATTGGATTGGATTATAATCAGGTTAACTCGATAATAATGACCCTATCCTCACCGATTTGTCCCTTCATCCCTAATCTCATAGAATATGTGTTTCTATATCCATAAAGATATTGGGAGTGTTATAATTGCATAAGGCTAATGTTGgactaatataaaatttctaaAGTCATATCTTAATAAACTATTTCTTAAATATAGTCTTTACTATGTGAATTATGATGGGTGGAAAAGGTCCCGTAGCTCAGTTGGTTAGAGCGTTGGTCTTATGAGCCGAAGGTCGCGGCTTCGAGCCCCGCTGGGACCATTATTAAATtcctattagttttattttttatttatcattttttatttagccAAATTGATTTCATTTATAGTTACACGATCACTATTCTTGGGGAATTTAAACCGAAAGAAAGAATTAGCTTAATTATAAAGTTATGATGAGTTGGAGATTGATAGTTGAATCCCATCTTGTGTTTGATGGTTTGATCAAATATCACACTCCCACCACCTCACCTTCTCTTCTGTTGCTTTGTCAATTGCTTATTCACAAATCTCAGATTTGAAGGTTCATGCATTATTCTCTTCCCTAGCTTTATCAggtaatcaattttttttcccattttcctCTGAATTAATTGTGACTATATATTGCAGCCTATGTATATTGGTACTATCAATTGTGATAATGGGCCCTTTTCTCACTGCATATTTATGTTGCTGATTTCATTTACCAAAATAAAAGCTCTTCCAATTTGGTCTCTCTCaaatcttttgtttctctACTTGCATTTATTGGGCACTGAAAAAATGAGTCTTGATTGGTTTCTGGGGCTTAATTATTTagatactactaatattttctaGTAATTACACTTTCCACTATATAACATTCATTTTGATTGAATCCTTAAACTGCAGCAGAGATGGGTTGCTTCAAGAACATATTTAGCCTAAACAGGCCAAAGGTAGACTAAATTAACCAAATCTTTGAACATAAATCTTTGGTAATAATCATGCAAAATCTGGTTTTGAAGTTAAATGGGAGGAGAAGCAAGCACTCCATCAGGGAAGGCAGCATTCTCACTAGTGGCGATTCGTGGAAGAAGAAAGGCAACTTCCGGGAGCTAACACGAGACTCTGCAGCTACACGAATTCAGACTGCTTTTCGAGCGTACAAGGTTAGAGTTAGAATCTTGTTCACCGAGATGGAAATTTTCATGGTTGAATCTGGTTTTTGTGTAGGCGAGGAAGGCACTGCGTGGCCTAAAAGGCGTTGATAGATTCAAGGGAGTTGTACGAGGCACTTTTTGTATTGggaatcaaacaatttctGCTCTGAATCACATCCATTTCTGGAGCAGGATTCAGGGGGAGATCCGAGCTCGATGGCTTGGCATGGTGGTTGAGAGCCGGGCGCGTCAGAAAAAGCTCGATAACCAGCTCAAACTAGATGCTAAGCTCCATGAACTAGAGGTATCTGACTAAACAAAGATCCCTATGTTTCTAAAGATATTGAATGTGAAACTGTGAGAGATGTTTAGTTCGGTTTCGTTTGGTTGATTACGCAGGTGGAATGGAGCAGCGGCCCAGAAACCATGGACGATATCCTCAACAGAATACAGCAGAGAGAGGCAGCATCAGCTAAACGAGAACGAACGATGGCTTATGCTTTCTCCCACCAGGCATGTGGATAGATATTTTCAGCTCTTTAAGTCCTTTCTGTTTATTCATTGGGTTTGATTTTTGGCAGTGGAGGGCGAATACGAATCAGTATTTCGGGCAGTCTTACTATGATCTGAGCAAAGAGAGCTGGGGTTGGAGCTGGAAGGAGAGATGGGTGGCTGTCCGGCCATGGGAGAAGCCGTGCCAGACGAGCCCTTCCCCTATCAAGAAAGCCGAGACAAAACAGAAGACAGGTGACGTTAAGGTGGCCCTGCCTCATGCGAGAAAGTCGTCCAAAGTCTCCCAAGAGGAGGCATGAGGGAAGCTAATAATATGATGAAATATTGcttttttgtataatatttgaatCTACTGTTGCTTGGATTTATGCAGTTTGTTGGTATACTTTGTATCTATTCTACAGAAAGATCACAATCTCTACTTAATCTGAAAACGaaagtttaaatatataatgaactCATTTTCTCACTATCTTAACAATAAACAAAACCTACTACTATGAATCAATGTATCTTTTGTCTTTTAGTTGTTGGCTTGGAAGTATTTCAAATGGAATTACCCTAGATTGTAGTTTTGAAATTGATTCAGGGAGAagtgtttgaaaaatatggtGGTAAAAAGGTAGAAATGGTTGAGGTTGAGCCATAAATAAGCAACAACAACCGTGAAGCAGTTGTCAACATCTTGGATTAAATGTTTTGGTGGTGTATTTCCTTTTATTGCATCTGTGGGTTATGTAGAAGAATATTTTCCAGCTAGACTGGGAATTGTTAAGAAGCAGAGGCATTTTGTAGGAGAGGAGAGGGGACCAACATCAAAATTGATGATGCCCAATTTTTGGTAGATCCAAAGGCTatttctcctcctcctccttcccTTTCGAATATCGGCTTGGGTTTCGCTTCATCAGTACACGTCATGTGCATAGTGCTCGATGCACTCCACACACCAAAACCGATCCCTACTACTCTACCCGAGCTCTCTAATACACACTATCTAACTAACAATGTGCAAACATCATTAAACAAACATCTTGAATCACATAACAACAGAGAAAGGGATTAAACTAAACAAGGTAGAGTCAGTCAATCCA is drawn from Salvia hispanica cultivar TCC Black 2014 chromosome 6, UniMelb_Shisp_WGS_1.0, whole genome shotgun sequence and contains these coding sequences:
- the LOC125197392 gene encoding protein IQ-DOMAIN 10-like gives rise to the protein MGCFKNIFSLNRPKLNGRRSKHSIREGSILTSGDSWKKKGNFRELTRDSAATRIQTAFRAYKARKALRGLKGVDRFKGVVRGTFCIGNQTISALNHIHFWSRIQGEIRARWLGMVVESRARQKKLDNQLKLDAKLHELEVEWSSGPETMDDILNRIQQREAASAKRERTMAYAFSHQWRANTNQYFGQSYYDLSKESWGWSWKERWVAVRPWEKPCQTSPSPIKKAETKQKTGDVKVALPHARKSSKVSQEEA